The following coding sequences are from one Apus apus isolate bApuApu2 chromosome 10, bApuApu2.pri.cur, whole genome shotgun sequence window:
- the C10H15orf40 gene encoding UPF0235 protein C15orf40 homolog, whose translation MLGLAGFRRLRAPVRGGGAMSRKGKGAGKGPAEPGTAAGPVVAGSDGCVRVAVRAKPGSRCSAVTAVKEERWRQGVQRARDVTAESVGVAVAAPPSDGEANAELCRYLSKVLDVKKSEVVLEKGGKSREKLVKILVPMTPDEILEKLKKEASS comes from the exons ATGTTGGGCCTTGCCGGCTTCCGTCGGCTGCGGGCGccggtgcggggcggcggggccatGTCCCGCAAG GGAAAAGGAGCCGGGAAGGGGCCGGCGGAACCGGGCACCGCCGCGGGGCCGGTGGTGGCGGGGAGCGACGGCTGCGTGCGGGTGGCGGTTCGCGCCAAGCCCGGCTCCCGCTGCAGCGCTGTCACAG CTGTAAAAGAGGAGCGGTGGCGCCAGGGGGTGCAGCGAGCACGGG ATGTGACAGCCGAGTCAGTAGGGGTAGCTGTTGCTGCACCCCCGTCGGATGGGGAGGCAAATGCTGAGCTGTGTCGCTACCTCTCGAAGGTGCTGGATGTGAAGAAGAGTGAAGTTGTTTTAGAGAAG GGTGGTAAATCACGTGAAAAACTGGTGAAGATTTTGGTACCGATGACGCCAGATGAGATTTTAGAAAAACTCAAAAAAGAAGCTTCCAGTTGA